The Hordeum vulgare subsp. vulgare chromosome 7H, MorexV3_pseudomolecules_assembly, whole genome shotgun sequence DNA window GAACGTCTATCAAACAACTCAACTATCTCTAATTCACACATCAATGCCATGGTTTTATCTCCCGCTCCATCCCAAATGGTCATCCTCGGATCAGTAGACCATTTGAATTTCTCCTCTTCAACCTCCTTCATCTGCGCCACAGGTAAGCCCGGATCGACCATGAAATCCCATATTTTGCTCCTTCTGTACACCTGTTTGTTGTCTACAATCGTCATGTAAGACTGGACATCTATTTCCACCTTGTATTCGCCCATTGAATCGTCTCTGAAACACACAAACACatcaattttttaaaatttgttgcACTTGCAATGAAAATCATGGAAACAAGAGGGAAACCGTACCTTCTACTGTTGTGATGTGGTGGCAGCAAGGTGGTGCAGGTAGAGGAGTCGGGCACTGTCAAGGAGGTTAGGGCTCCTCCAACCGATGGCAATGGAGACGGGACAAGGCAGAGGAAGGCGATCCCCTCACCCACTCAGCGCCGGTCGTCATGgccgccggagatgagagggcgaGGGGCCGGGGCGAGGGTGGAAGAAGGGGTCAGATAGAGGCGGCAGGAAGCCaatctcaacagagaggccagtccAGAAAGTCTTAGCACGTGGAACTAAACTACATAGTCATACTGTTTGATTATGTGCCCATGACTACCTGTTGGGAGGATAGGGTTAGCTCCTGGCGGATAATTTTGGAATAAGTACTAACAGGCTGCCAACGGTTTGACTAACGGAAAAGGATTGACAaccactccctccgtcacggtttagaagacgtgcatgaaaattctctagaacctaggtggttattaaTTGACTGTGAAATGAATTAAAAAAATAGTATTCACACTACAcatgcatataaaaatagtaCAACGAAGTACTAATTACTCCCTTCGTCCCGAAATATATGACGTTAAAGGGTTTGCTGTGTAAATTTTTTAACACTACCAACATTTTCCACTTTCCAGAAATGCCCTCCCACCACCGCTCGCTTTCTCGTTCCCCTCGTTCACTCTCGTTCCCCTCTCACCCACCCCCTGTCGCTCCCTCCAGATCCACGCCGTCGCCGGCcttccctcgccgtcgtcgctgtCCTCTCCTCTCAGTCGTCACCGGCCTCTCGTCACCTTCCTTTCCCCCAACCACCGCGCACCCTGTTTCCTCCCACCGTGCACCCCGTTTCCTCCCACTGCTCACCCTGGTCAAAAGTTTGATTTTTTaggcgccgacgacgagcttcttCCTCGACGGAGTAGATGGCGGACGGTGCTGGTGGAGAAAGACTGCTAGCAGGAGGGGCACCTCGTTTCTTCCTCATCTTGAATCTAGCAGCAGGAGCAAGACTGCTGGTGGAGCAAGACTGTTTGCAGATCCGGAAGGCGGCGTGGCTTGCAAGAAGGTTGGTGGGAGGTTGATGGAGAGGCTGCTAGCACGAGGGTCCAGCGCGCGCTGCTGGTGCTGGGTCTGGTGAGGGTCCAGCGCGCGCTGCTGGGTCTGGAGCCGCAGTTTGACCGGCCGTACCTGTTGATGCCCGCCGTGCTCCGGCCGTGCGTGTACCGccccccgcgcgcgcctggtcccGGCCGTCGGGGTGCTCGCGGCGTTCGTGGTGTCCGGGCTTCTTCGCACTGCACGGCGGGCGAGGCACCCCATCAACAGCTGGTGGGCGAggcaccaggggtggtggcgccTGCCGCGGGTGGTTGCCACCCCATCAACAGCTTCCCCACACCGCAGGTGCAAAGCTCGCCCTAACTGAATTTTCATGCTTGCCCGTAACTGAATTTGCATGCTTGCCCGTAACTGAATTCCGTGTCTGAATTTGCATGCTTGCACCCCTCTCTTGTCAGCAGCCTCCGCGGCATCGTCGTTGTGATTTCTTCCCAGCAGCCTCCGCGGCATCGTCGGCTACCGGGTACGCTTGCACCCCTCTCTTGTCCTTGTGATTTCATCGTCGTTGCAACAAGGATTGATATGAATGGTGCATGTTAATTTTTGAGCTTAGCACATCAACACACTGCACACTGTACCTTGCTCGACAGCACACTGCCAATTGCTGATATGAATGTCCAGCTTAGCACATCATATAGTACAGTCTACCTTGCTCGACAGCTCGACAGCACACTGTACCTTGATTGATTTGGTAAGCTTACAATTTGAATGTCTAGCCCAAGAAGATTTGGTAAGGATTGATATGAATGCTCTTCGCTCCCAATTTGATGCATGCCCAGGAAAATTGTTGGAGGGCTCCTCTCTTTGCTGCATGTCTGAATTTGCTGCATGTGTGAATTTGGTAAATAAACCAACCATTTTGCTGCAGCAGTACTCCTCTCTTCTCTCCATACAACAGTAGTTGTAGACCTGTTTTGGAGTAGTGTAGGAGTAGTGTAAGAGTAGCTTAGTTCCTTATTTTCTCTTCTCTTATTTCCAAGTACCCCTCTTGTGCCCTCCATTATTTTAATTTTCTTTAATTAAAATTAAACTAGAAGATTTTCTttaattaaaattaaaattaaacttgAAGAGTCCAAATGATCATAAAAATGAGAAAATTCAAAAACTTATCATACAAACAAGGAGTTATACACACGAGGAGTTCAAATGATCATACTCCACATGAGCTCATAATCACAAGGATGCAACACAACAAGAGAATGTCTCATCACAAAATACAACAAGGAATATAAATGATCACAACAAGCCTCATCTCACTCCTCAAGCATCTCAACAAGCCTCATCTCACTCCTCAAGCATCTCAAGAAGCCTCATCTCAAGCATCTGAACAAGCGTCATCTCACTCCCAAAGCATCTCAACAAGCCTCATCTCAAGCATCTCAACAAGCCTTGTCTCACTCCTCAAGCATCTGAACAAGCGTCATCTCACTCCTCAAGCATCTGAACAAGCGTCATCTCACTCCCAAAGCATCTCAACAAGCCTCATCTCAAGCATCTCAACAAGCCTCATCTCACTCCTCAAGCATCTCAACAAGCGTCATGTTAAGCACTAGTGAACTCTCTAAATTAGCCCTAAATTGTGTAGGGCATTTGCATACACCTCTCGAGGGCATGAAAGCCGTAGAGGTAGAATTCCAAGATTCTCCAACCTTTCTTTGTTCACATGGGGTATTTTATACTCATTGCCACCAGCATTGTTCAAGATCTCTATCATGCAAGCCTGTAGAGATAGGAAAACTCTGTTCAGTTTGTAAACCTCGTAGTCTTCAAATTCTCCAACACTCCATTAATTAGATCTTGAAGTGTTTTAGGGCTCAGGCAATCTGTCATAGATTGCAATGAGTTGAAAAACCCAAGGTCAAGCGCATTCAAGTCAGGACTGTTGGAGGGATGTTGTATTATTCTGACGTCCATTCCAGTTCTTGAAACGGCTTCTAAAAACTCTGGGTCAGTAGGCAGTATGTGGGGCTTAGCATTGTCCTGTTGTATATAGATTGTCTGCCCAACATCACTTTCAAGCCAAACAACTTCTATTGCTGCCAAGACGTTCTCTATCAAGAATTCCCGCATCACCTTTCTGTCGACTTTTATTGATTTTGTCTCTATTGTGCCTCTAGGTCTATTATCACTTTTCCTCTGAGCTGGAACTTCTTTCACGAATGGCCAAATACCAATTTTCCCAGAGAACATCACATTTCCTTCACTATCCCATCTTGGCCTAGCAACTGCCGTCAAGAACATGATTTTTCCAATACAGTTGCTGTTTTGTATAGTTCTTGTAGGCTCTTCCTCCCCATCCAAGAGATAATAGTTCTTGTTTCTCTTTGTCATATAAAACCATTTCTCATCAATATGGACAATGTTGTGCATAGATTTGAATTTAAGCCTTGGTGTTTCTATCGTTGTCTCATCAAGCATTGACAAACAGAATTTCATCCTACTAATCTTATTCTTGTCCTTCAGAACAGGCTTCACGGTATTTGTATGTCTCTTTATGAGCTTCAGCTTGAACTTCCTATGAAGTGTGCTAGGGCTGCAACCGAGTTGCCAAGCTAGTGATCTTATAGTCGACCTCTTGTTCAGTGGTATTGTTGGGATCTGCTCTAGGTTGATGTTCTTTGGCTTTCTTCCACATCTTCCCTTTTTTTTGTTGGAAACATCTACCTCCAAACCATATGCAATTTGCTTCATGGCCTTCTGCCAAACTCTTTGTATACTCCTCACATCTACCTTAAAAAATTGTGCAACGTCTTTCTTGTCATTTCTCTTGAACTTTCCGCCTCTACTCATACACAATGTATGCAGTGCTACATAAGCAGCATATTTTTCCTGGTCGCTGAGGGTTTTCCTTTTTGTAACTCCTTGCTCAACAACTGTAACAGCCAAGAAAAATATTAGTCCCACTGAAATTCTACTCTCCAAATGGTACCAGAATCATGCTACATAGCCAACGGGATGAATAGAAACAAAACAGACCAGCATTGACACTATGTCGTTCATTGACTAACGCCACATACCAGCATTGGATTTGCATAGTCAAGTGTAAATGAGTTCAGGCTTCAAACTAATCCAGTTCATGTTAATACGCCACAGCCCAGCATTGGATCTGTACCTTGCTCGACACCGACTGCATCATGACCGGGATCAatgccctcttcttcttcttccatgttGATACCATCTTGGAGTATGTCTTCTTCTTGGGCTGGAGTACAATTGAGATCAAACTCCATGCCTTTGCCCTGATTATGTCTCTGCTTTTTCAGCTGCTACCTCTTCTGGACCATGGAGTTGGACCTGCTGGACCTGGAGCCTGTTCATATACTGCCACAATGTAAGTTCATGCAACATCAAGAACTGTAGTACTCCAACATCATGTAACTGTACTCCTGTCATGAAAATGATGTTGCATGATGTTATACTCCACTGAGTAAAAGTGATTCTGTTCCTGTAGCACTGCATCATGTAACCATACTCCACATCATGTTACTCCAGTACTGCCTATGGAGCAGTAATGCACTGATTTTTGTCATGCTCCAACATCATGCAACTACTCCAACATCATGCTCCAGTACTAATTTTTGTGATGCTAAGATTTGTTGATACAGCCTCAACATCATGCTACTAAATTGCTCGTGAGCAGGACGTGGAGCCGGCGGTGATCTGCGGTAcctggagctggagctggcgaggCCCTAGGAAGGTGGAGGCGATCTGCAGCAGGGCGTTGGCCAGGAAACCTCGAGGACAGGAGGTGGCTTGGTGCTGGCCAGGTCCTCTCCGACACAGGGAGAGGCGATCTGCAGCACGGCGCTCGCGAGATGGGAGGGGGATATACTGGGCGGCGAGATGGGAGGGGGATATACTGGGCGGCGAGATGGGAGGGGATCTGTTGGGCGGAGGTGGGCGTTGGAGGTGGGCGGCGCTGGAGGTGTGCGCTGGAGGTGGGGGGCGCTGGAGGTGGGGGCGATGGAGGTGGGGGGCGATTCAAAATTGTTGTACAGTACGGTTTTTTTTTTAGTGTAACGATTCGCCCTGTAATGAATCTGAGGGGTAGACATGTCTTTTGGGCGATTTTGAGGGGATGTCTTAAAACTCCCCAGCGTCATAtatttcgggacggagggagtggAAGCTAGGAATAAATACAATGCACCTTAAACCTTGTCTTTTGTGGAAATGCACCTAAATTTAActatgccttctaaaccgtgacggaggtagtaaCATAAGTGCTATTTTGCCAATGAAAAATAAGTGACAGGTTGCGGTTTGACTAATGAAAAAGGATTGACAACCAACGGAAGTGTTATTTTGCCAATGAAAACAGAGAAGGAGTTCATTTTTTATAGTAGTACTTTGACAAGTTTGGTTTCTGGTAGTGGTATTTTGGCTACTGTCTCGTTGTATGACTAAGGACAGGTGTGGTATTTTGGCTACTGTCTCATTGTATGACTAAGGACAGGTGCATCCCCCCCACATAATGCAATCGCTCATACATCACTGCATACTGCCGAGGGCAGACTATATCAGCACACACAAACATACTCATTCAACATTCCTACCTACAAAAACATCCTCCTTTTGGGCCTCAGATACGTCAAACCTTTCTTCAGGCCCGGCATAGcaacctgctgctgctgctgctgctgcttgcccCTCTTCTCCTCCCTCAACTTCTCTCTGCCTGCCGCCTCAGCTTGCTCCTGCCTCAACCTCTCCATCTCCTCTTCCATGGCCGTCTTCTCCTCATTATGCCACCTCCCGCGGTCGAGTAAGGAGGTGTCGCTGTCCTTCACAGAGAAGAACATGGGGCCCAACTCCGCCAGCCATTGCGGCTCAACTGCACTGACACACTGCATATAGTCCTTGGTTGTCAGGACAAGCTCGTGGTACACGATGTAGTCAGGGGTGTAGCCGAGACCGTAGAGGGCGCTGCTGGGATGCAGGTGGCACGGCACCCCATTCCGGCAATTGATATACTCTCCAACACCCTTCAACCTTGCAGAGTTCTGGAAGTACGCTGAGCAGATGGCCTTCCTCACCACGTCCCATTCCATATGGCATGATGTCAGTGGGATCTTCAAGGTCTTCAGTATGTCCAGCAGTTGAGATCTCACTTCCCGAGCCTTTTGAAGACCTTTGACATGGAGGAAGTGATCATTGCACCAGTCTCCCCTATACTGGTTCAATTCCCATTGCAGGTATACATTGAGGAGTGTCAGATGGTCAGACTCTGGGACAAAGAACTTCTCCCTTGCAGCGTCACTCTCCTCCTCTCGATCTTTTGGACGGAAGAATGCTGATGGCACTGAGAGCATGGATACAATTGTCAGTACTTCATCGATGCACCCCAGCTCGTTCCCCATGAGAAGCATCTTTGCTAAAGTTGGGTCCAATGGGAACTCCACCATCTTCCAGCCTAGATTTGTAAGGCCACCAACATTGTTCAAGGCGCCCAGCAGCCAGAGCTGGTACATGGAGTTGAGGATATTCTCCTGGGGGGGTGGGTCCATGAAGTCGAAATTGAGCAGGTTTTCGACTTTGAGGGATTTCAGTAAGAGAACCACGTTCGAAAGGTTGGTCCTTTGGATCTCTGGCACAGGGTTAGGGAGCATCTCATTCTGGTAAGCTGATTCGGTGAAGAGCCTGTAGCATGTGCCAGGACCAGTTCTTCCTGCACGCCCTGCACGCTGGTCTGCAGCTGCTTGACTACATGGAAAAACCTGAAGAGCATCCATGCCCATCCGTGGATTGTATACCTTCATCTTTCCATACCCAGTATCGATGACATAGAAGATACCATCCACTGTCAGGGACGTCTCAGCGATGTTGGTAGCAACAATGCATTTGCGAGTGCCCTCTCCTGCTTTCTGAAAGATCTTGGCCTGCAAGTCAGCAGGCAACTGCGAATAGATGGGCAAGATTGAGAGCTTCGGTACAGCCTTGGTGGATGAAGATATTAGCTGCTCCATGCGCTCAGCAAGCGCATGGCAAGCAGACTCAATCTCCTCCTGCCCGGtcatgaagatgaggatgtcacCAGGGCCACTTGTTATGTGGATTGCAATGGCCTGCTTCACTGCCGCTTCCACATAGTCTTCACATGGCATTTTGTTGAACAAGATATTTACTGGAAATGTCCTTCCAGGTATGTGAAATACGGGCGCGCCACCAAAGAATTTTGAGAATTTATCTGCATTTAGTGTTGCAGATGTGACAATTAGCTTAAAATCCCGTCGACGTGCAGCAACCTTCTTCAATATACCAAACAGAACATCAGTGTTCAATGATCTCTCATGTGCTTCATCCATGATGATAACCCGATATTTGTCCAGGTCAGAATCCTTCAAGGTTTCACGGAGAAGCACTCCGTCTGTCATGTACTTAATTTTTGTGTTAGGGCACGTGACATCCTCGAACCGAATGGCATATCCAACTTCATCTCCAAGAACAGTCTCCATTTCTTCGCTGACACGCTGAGCAACACTCATGGCAGCCACACGTCTTGGTTGAGTGCAGCCAACAAGGCCAGTTCTGGTGTATCCATCCTCATGCAGATACTGAGTCGGCTGGGTAGTCTTCCCAGAGCCAGTTTCACCAATGACCACAACCACTTGATTTTCCCGCACAACTCCTAGCAGGTCATCCCGGACAGTGTATATGGGGAGATATTGCCTTTGTTgagaaagagattttgatttTGCGAAATCACTGACAGCTTCTGCCTTTTCCTTCAAGTGTTGTGAAAATTTCAGCTTATGTTTGAAGTCAACATCACCTTGGTCACCAACAACTGCAGTATCAGCATCAATCTGCTCGGCGGTTTTCTCAACACCCAGAATACGTCCTAGCTTAGATCCGGCAAGCTCCCAGAAGCGTTGTCTTGACTTGTTCATACTCTTCTTTTCACGAAATTCCCTAACTAAAAGAGAACCCTTGCGTGCAATAATAGCCATGTCTGATG harbors:
- the LOC123412136 gene encoding pre-mRNA-splicing factor ATP-dependent RNA helicase DEAH7-like, giving the protein MHCIMPPAPPQAGAMRMVTVLGQEDSSSAMQGGLILRKQQDRVTYPRRSRSSAVGLDVLAKRKRESQGSSVVMPRPNKEVEAAFTPNKRSRHEHPAGCRRWEWDDTPRQEYCYDRRGSRWQHPARSPMLAAASPDAPLLSPWLGDTTPRSAASPWDNAYSFPAPVHPSGSSKGPSCSCKDTEAGTRPSTADRNYKITEEMMQEMDYNADRTWYDCEEHSTISNAGNYLGDDGSFQNKKTKLAKKLTRQDGSLMTLAQSKKLSQITAENAQWENRQLFRSGAVRRTEVQMEFDDEDERRVILLVHDTRPPFLDGRVVFTKQAEPVMPLKDPTSDMAIIARKGSLLVREFREKKSMNKSRQRFWELAGSKLGRILGVEKTAEQIDADTAVVGDQGDVDFKHKLKFSQHLKEKAEAVSDFAKSKSLSQQRQYLPIYTVRDDLLGVVRENQVVVVIGETGSGKTTQPTQYLHEDGYTRTGLVGCTQPRRVAAMSVAQRVSEEMETVLGDEVGYAIRFEDVTCPNTKIKYMTDGVLLRETLKDSDLDKYRVIIMDEAHERSLNTDVLFGILKKVAARRRDFKLIVTSATLNADKFSKFFGGAPVFHIPGRTFPVNILFNKMPCEDYVEAAVKQAIAIHITSGPGDILIFMTGQEEIESACHALAERMEQLISSSTKAVPKLSILPIYSQLPADLQAKIFQKAGEGTRKCIVATNIAETSLTVDGIFYVIDTGYGKMKVYNPRMGMDALQVFPCSQAAADQRAGRAGRTGPGTCYRLFTESAYQNEMLPNPVPEIQRTNLSNVVLLLKSLKVENLLNFDFMDPPPQENILNSMYQLWLLGALNNVGGLTNLGWKMVEFPLDPTLAKMLLMGNELGCIDEVLTIVSMLSVPSAFFRPKDREEESDAAREKFFVPESDHLTLLNVYLQWELNQYRGDWCNDHFLHVKGLQKAREVRSQLLDILKTLKIPLTSCHMEWDVVRKAICSAYFQNSARLKGVGEYINCRNGVPCHLHPSSALYGLGYTPDYIVYHELVLTTKDYMQCVSAVEPQWLAELGPMFFSVKDSDTSLLDRGRWHNEEKTAMEEEMERLRQEQAEAAGREKLREEKRGKQQQQQQQVAMPGLKKGLTYLRPKRRMFL